One region of Rhodothermales bacterium genomic DNA includes:
- a CDS encoding ABC transporter permease, producing the protein MFRAIDFVFIVQVVLSLLTIVFAYDLISGEKESGTLRLMLANAVPRTQYIAAKIAGAWLGLMIPLIIPMLIGVLLPMVFNIPFAGDDWLRLGKLTGYSMLYLTAFLCLGVLFSTLTHRSAMSFLTLLVFWIAMVLVVPRGGMMIASRCAGTLRQRDREPEGRLCARTPERVFRGAVRNRSRAGRAPRKV; encoded by the coding sequence GTGTTCCGGGCCATCGACTTCGTCTTCATCGTGCAGGTGGTGCTTTCGCTCCTCACCATCGTGTTCGCCTATGACCTGATCAGCGGCGAAAAGGAGTCGGGCACGCTCCGCCTGATGCTCGCGAACGCCGTGCCTCGAACCCAGTACATCGCCGCCAAGATCGCCGGGGCCTGGCTGGGGCTTATGATCCCGCTGATCATCCCCATGCTCATCGGGGTGCTCCTCCCGATGGTCTTCAACATCCCGTTCGCCGGCGACGACTGGCTCCGGCTCGGCAAGCTCACCGGCTACTCGATGCTGTATCTCACGGCCTTTCTGTGCCTGGGCGTCCTGTTTTCGACCCTCACCCACCGATCCGCCATGTCGTTTCTGACGCTCCTGGTGTTCTGGATCGCCATGGTGCTCGTCGTGCCGCGCGGCGGCATGATGATCGCCTCGCGCTGTGCAGGTACCCTCCGCCAGCGAGATCGAGAGCCGGAAGGACGGCTTTGCGCGCGAACGCCGGAGCGCGTTTTTCGAGGAGCTGTCCGGAATCGTTCCAGAGCCGGGCGCGCGCCAAGGAAGGTATGA
- a CDS encoding DUF411 domain-containing protein has translation MRYLSSLTALALLLLVAAGCQSDSQDATEMKQVALVDEALPTMMVYKSPTCGCCSKWVEYLRANGMEVKTQDIEDMGSIKERFGVPGRLSSCHTAVVGGYIVAGHVPIEDIKKLLQDRLNATGITAPGMPVGSPGMEVEGRAADKYDIILFDANGNQSVFASH, from the coding sequence ATGCGGTATCTATCTTCTCTCACGGCGCTCGCCCTGCTCCTCCTCGTGGCCGCCGGCTGCCAGTCCGATTCGCAGGACGCTACGGAAATGAAACAGGTCGCCCTCGTGGACGAGGCGCTTCCCACCATGATGGTCTACAAGAGCCCGACATGCGGCTGTTGCTCGAAGTGGGTCGAATACCTGCGCGCCAACGGCATGGAGGTCAAGACGCAGGATATCGAGGACATGGGGTCCATCAAGGAACGTTTCGGCGTTCCGGGCCGGCTCTCGTCGTGCCATACGGCCGTCGTCGGCGGGTACATCGTCGCGGGCCACGTGCCGATCGAGGACATCAAGAAGCTGCTGCAGGATCGCCTGAACGCAACCGGCATCACGGCGCCGGGCATGCCGGTCGGCTCGCCGGGCATGGAAGTGGAAGGCCGCGCGGCCGACAAATACGACATCATCCTGTTCGACGCGAACGGCAACCAGTCCGTCTTCGCCTCGCACTGA
- the asd gene encoding aspartate-semialdehyde dehydrogenase → MKHPESPLRVGILGATGAVGQKFVELLHGHPWFTVTALAASSRSAGKPYAEAVNWISSTPIPDAIARMDVLEAAPGIPCDVVFSGLDAAVAGDLERAFAEAGYAVISNAKNYRMHEQVPLLIPEINPDHTALIDHQPWRAHGGFIVTNPNCATVGLVGALRPLEDAFGIEAIQVTTMQAISGAGYPGVASLDILGNVIPYIGGEEEKMVIEPLKLLGRIQGDRVEPASIRISAQCNRVPVLDGHLECVSLKLRKTASIDDVIAAFRGFDTPAAVAGLPSAPETFLQVFDQANYPQSRRHAHLGRGMTISVGRIRPCEVLDVKFVVLSHNTIRGAAGGAILNAELLLRQGYLKAARVGKEAVA, encoded by the coding sequence ATGAAACACCCTGAATCCCCCCTTCGTGTCGGCATCCTGGGCGCCACCGGAGCCGTTGGCCAGAAGTTTGTCGAGCTGCTCCATGGCCATCCCTGGTTCACGGTCACGGCCCTCGCCGCGTCCTCGCGCTCGGCCGGCAAACCGTACGCCGAGGCCGTCAACTGGATTTCCTCGACGCCCATACCGGACGCCATCGCGCGCATGGACGTGCTGGAGGCGGCGCCGGGCATTCCGTGCGACGTCGTCTTCTCGGGGCTCGATGCCGCCGTCGCCGGCGATCTCGAGCGCGCCTTCGCCGAAGCCGGCTATGCCGTGATCTCGAACGCCAAGAATTACCGGATGCACGAGCAGGTACCGCTGCTGATCCCCGAGATCAACCCGGATCATACCGCGCTCATCGATCACCAGCCCTGGCGCGCCCACGGCGGGTTTATCGTGACCAACCCGAACTGCGCCACCGTCGGGCTCGTGGGCGCGTTGCGGCCGCTGGAAGATGCTTTCGGCATCGAGGCCATCCAGGTGACGACGATGCAGGCCATCTCGGGCGCCGGCTACCCGGGGGTGGCCTCGCTCGATATCCTCGGCAACGTCATTCCCTATATCGGGGGGGAGGAGGAGAAGATGGTGATCGAGCCTCTGAAGCTGCTCGGACGCATCCAGGGGGATCGCGTCGAGCCGGCGTCGATCCGGATCAGCGCCCAGTGCAACCGCGTCCCGGTGCTGGATGGGCACCTCGAGTGCGTATCGCTCAAGCTGCGCAAAACAGCCTCGATCGACGACGTGATCGCGGCGTTCCGCGGGTTCGACACGCCGGCGGCCGTCGCCGGACTGCCGTCCGCTCCCGAAACCTTCCTCCAGGTGTTCGATCAGGCGAACTACCCGCAGTCGCGCCGGCACGCGCACCTTGGGCGCGGCATGACGATCTCCGTCGGCCGCATTCGGCCCTGCGAAGTGCTCGACGTCAAGTTTGTCGTGCTCTCGCACAACACGATCCGCGGCGCCGCGGGCGGGGCCATCCTCAACGCCGAACTGCTGCTGCGCCAGGGCTACCTGAAGGCGGCGCGCGTCGGCAAGGAAGCTGTAGCCTGA
- a CDS encoding methyltransferase domain-containing protein: MAINSDTVHFVKAFLRNPVGVGSIVPSAAELAAAMIDDVFVEPGDVVLELGPGTGAFTRHIHRMLPAGARYLGIECEGRFVTLLRQRYPDFSFVQGMAEDAPRHLEEAGMGQAKLIISSLPFASFASQVRNAIITSIDDLMAPGSVFRTFQYVHAYPLPTAVRFRRSMEERFGACHRSPAILPNVPPAFVLTWVR, encoded by the coding sequence ATGGCGATCAATAGTGACACCGTTCATTTCGTAAAGGCCTTTCTCCGGAACCCGGTCGGCGTCGGCTCCATCGTCCCCAGTGCGGCCGAACTGGCTGCCGCGATGATCGACGACGTTTTTGTGGAGCCGGGGGATGTCGTGCTCGAACTGGGGCCTGGCACCGGGGCCTTTACCCGGCACATCCACCGCATGCTGCCCGCCGGGGCGCGTTATCTGGGCATCGAGTGCGAGGGGCGGTTTGTCACCCTCTTGCGGCAGCGGTATCCTGATTTCTCGTTCGTCCAGGGCATGGCGGAAGATGCGCCGCGGCATCTCGAGGAGGCCGGCATGGGGCAGGCGAAACTCATCATATCGAGCCTCCCGTTCGCGAGCTTCGCGTCGCAGGTGCGCAACGCCATCATCACCAGCATCGACGACCTGATGGCACCGGGTTCCGTCTTTCGCACGTTCCAGTACGTACACGCCTACCCGCTGCCGACGGCCGTTCGTTTCCGGCGAAGCATGGAAGAGCGTTTCGGCGCCTGTCACCGGAGCCCGGCCATCCTCCCCAATGTCCCGCCGGCGTTCGTGTTGACGTGGGTGCGCTGA
- the metX gene encoding homoserine O-acetyltransferase: MPQTLILPEFSLESGTTLREVPVAYQTWGTLNETRDNVVVVCHALTGNTAIDDWWGGLLGPGKALDPACHFIVAANVPGSPYGSVSPLTRNPDTGRAYGAGFPIFSIRDTVQLHRRLLDDLGVTGVQLVIGGSMGGMQVLEWAFLGPYVRAIVPIAVGGRHSAWCIGWSEMQRQAIYGDPKWNDGRYDPADGPVAGLSVARMAAMISYRSHASFQDRFGRRRMAEEREDGAFSIESYLRYQGEKLTQRFDANCYVRLTQLMDTHDVARGRGAYPDVLARIEQPALIIGITSDLLYPLAEQEELHAHLPDSELSIIESSDGHDAFLIEVDAINERVMRWMHDRALCREHEPALPLAAHR; encoded by the coding sequence ATGCCTCAAACGCTGATCCTGCCAGAGTTCTCGCTGGAATCCGGAACGACCCTGCGTGAAGTGCCCGTCGCCTACCAGACCTGGGGCACGCTGAACGAAACCCGTGACAACGTCGTCGTCGTGTGTCATGCCCTGACCGGCAATACGGCGATCGACGACTGGTGGGGCGGGCTGCTCGGCCCCGGCAAAGCGCTCGACCCGGCCTGCCATTTTATCGTGGCGGCCAATGTGCCGGGATCGCCTTACGGTTCGGTTTCCCCGCTGACGCGCAATCCGGACACCGGGCGCGCCTATGGCGCCGGCTTCCCCATCTTTTCCATCCGCGACACCGTGCAGCTCCATCGCCGGCTGCTGGACGATCTCGGCGTCACGGGCGTCCAGCTCGTGATCGGCGGGTCGATGGGGGGGATGCAGGTTCTCGAGTGGGCGTTTTTGGGTCCGTATGTCCGCGCCATCGTACCCATCGCCGTCGGCGGCCGGCACTCGGCCTGGTGCATCGGCTGGAGCGAGATGCAGCGGCAGGCCATCTATGGCGATCCCAAATGGAACGACGGCCGGTACGACCCGGCGGACGGTCCCGTCGCCGGCCTTTCGGTGGCTCGTATGGCGGCCATGATATCCTATCGGTCCCATGCCTCGTTCCAGGATCGTTTCGGGCGCCGGCGGATGGCCGAAGAGCGGGAGGACGGCGCCTTTTCCATCGAGAGTTATCTGCGCTACCAGGGCGAAAAGCTCACGCAGCGCTTCGACGCCAACTGCTACGTTCGTCTGACGCAGCTGATGGACACGCACGATGTCGCCCGCGGCCGCGGCGCGTATCCCGACGTGCTCGCGCGCATCGAGCAGCCGGCGCTCATCATCGGCATTACCTCGGATCTGCTGTACCCGCTGGCCGAGCAGGAGGAGCTGCACGCCCACCTGCCCGACTCGGAGCTGTCGATCATCGAATCGTCCGACGGCCACGACGCCTTCCTCATCGAGGTCGACGCCATCAACGAGCGCGTCATGCGCTGGATGCACGACCGGGCGCTGTGCCGGGAGCACGAGCCGGCGCTGCCGCTTGCCGCGCATCGCTGA
- a CDS encoding GNAT family N-acetyltransferase, which translates to MAFDVRQARPADAPALFAMWRALMEQHMALEPRFVLAADADHRWRNDLAVWLVDDFHRFFVATDDGRPVGFVHGQRWRPYPIYGDALELFIAELYVDEAVRRSGLGGALLERMRAWGREVRAARLRLGVLSRNAEGMAFWDASGAQALSVEYTIELEQTPESAPKKPGRLGFFSGT; encoded by the coding sequence ATGGCCTTCGACGTGCGGCAGGCTCGCCCCGCGGATGCGCCCGCGCTCTTCGCGATGTGGCGCGCGCTCATGGAACAGCACATGGCGCTCGAGCCCCGCTTTGTGCTGGCGGCGGACGCGGACCACCGCTGGCGCAACGACCTGGCGGTCTGGCTGGTCGACGATTTCCACCGGTTCTTCGTCGCGACTGACGACGGCCGGCCGGTGGGGTTCGTGCATGGCCAGCGCTGGCGTCCCTACCCGATTTACGGCGACGCGCTGGAGCTGTTCATCGCCGAGTTGTACGTCGATGAAGCGGTGCGGCGGTCGGGTCTGGGCGGGGCGCTGCTCGAACGGATGCGCGCCTGGGGGCGCGAGGTGCGCGCCGCCCGCCTGCGGCTCGGGGTGCTGTCGCGCAACGCGGAGGGCATGGCGTTCTGGGATGCGAGCGGCGCCCAGGCGCTGAGCGTCGAATACACGATCGAGCTCGAGCAAACCCCCGAATCGGCCCCCAAAAAGCCCGGCCGGCTGGGCTTTTTTTCTGGAACCTGA